Part of the Acidobacteriota bacterium genome is shown below.
CTCGCGCTCGCCGTCGTGCCGGGCTTCGGGAAGGCCATCGACTTCACGAGCGACCACGCGGCCATTCGCCGGGCGCTGCGAGAGGCGCTCGGCAACGCCTGGGACATGGGCGCGCATCGCCAGTTCCAGTCGCGCGACCTCCGGATGGGCAAGACCGAGGCGCTCGCGTGGGATCGAGGCAACCGCGGCGTCATCAACGACGTCACGCAGCGCGAGTGCGGGTCGCTCGACTCGGCCGAGTGTTTCGAGCAGCTCTCGCTGCTCGCCACGCAGCTCTCGGCCGAGGTCCGATCGTCGGCCGACCGCCGGCTCGCGGCGATCGGCCGCCTGCTCGACGACATGGCGCTGCTGCCGGGGCCGAAGTGGATGATCCTCGTCTCGGCCGGCGTGGCCTTCGAGTTCGAGAGCCTGACGCCGTCACGGTTTGCCGAAGCGGCGGCCCGCGGGCAAACCACGATTCACGCGGTGTTCGTCGACACGGCCACGATCGACCCGTTCGGCAACGTCGCTCCGTCGAGTTTCCGGCAGGATCGCGAGTTCGAGCGGGCGGGGCTCGAGAACATCGTGGGGTTCGCCCGCGGCGTGGTGCACCGCGTCGTCGCCAACTCCGCGCCGGCGTTCGATCGCATCGCCAACGAGATCAGCGCGCTGTGGGAACTGGGCGTGGCGCCGCGTCCGGCCGACCTCGATGGCCGCGGCCACCGGCTCGATGTCCAGGTGAAGCGCCCGGGGGTGACGGTGCGCGCACGTCCCCGGTTCGTGGCCGATCCCGGCGCACGCGCACGGAGCCGCGATGGCTGGATCGACTCGGCCATGCGCACGCCTGCGGCGCTGAGCGCGCTGCCGCTCAAGGTGGCGACCTACACCCTCCGGGATGGAGGGAGCAACCACGCCCGCGTCCTGATCTCGGCCGAGATCGGATTCGATCGCGGGACGACCCACGACGCGTGGCTCGCCTACGAGGCGCGTGAGCCATCGGGGCGGGTCGCCGGGAGCGGGCTGACACGCGTATCGCGGACCGACCCGGCCCGGCCGGGTGTCGTTCACTACGTCGGCGCGCTCACGCTGCCGCAGGGCCACTACACCTTGCGTCTCGCGGCGCTCGACCAGGACGGGCGCCTCGGCAACGTCGACCATCCGCTGTCGGCTACGTTCCGACCAGTTGGCGGCGTTCGCGTGAGCGACCTGCTCGTCGGGGAAGCGCGCGCCCAGGCGTCGGCCGAGAACGTCCCGGCCGAACCGGTCGTGCACGGCGCGGCGCTCGACGCCTACCTCGAGGTGTACGCGGCCGAGAAGGCCCTGCCTTCCGAGCTGGAGTATCGGTTCGACCTCGTCGCGCCGGGTGACGCGCGGCCGCTCGTCTCGGCGGACGCGACCGCGGTGCCGCTCGCCGGTGGCGCCGGACGGGCGGTGACCGGCCGGGTGAAGATCGGCCACCTGCCGGCCGGCGACTACGAGGTGCACGCGCGGCTGGTACGCGGAGGGACGACCGTGGCCGGCGTGTCGCG
Proteins encoded:
- a CDS encoding VWA domain-containing protein, whose translation is MSTRWRVHAALALALAIGVGAAGRSSVGASTRQTSDPQPTFRSGVDVVGVDVTVLDRNGLPVLDLEPDDFVVRVDGQPREVVSARLLQFAPPRRTPGPRPEFSSPFSTNRPMSAGRAVLIVVDAGSFAAMEPKPALDAAVRFVDQLAPEDRLALAVVPGFGKAIDFTSDHAAIRRALREALGNAWDMGAHRQFQSRDLRMGKTEALAWDRGNRGVINDVTQRECGSLDSAECFEQLSLLATQLSAEVRSSADRRLAAIGRLLDDMALLPGPKWMILVSAGVAFEFESLTPSRFAEAAARGQTTIHAVFVDTATIDPFGNVAPSSFRQDREFERAGLENIVGFARGVVHRVVANSAPAFDRIANEISALWELGVAPRPADLDGRGHRLDVQVKRPGVTVRARPRFVADPGARARSRDGWIDSAMRTPAALSALPLKVATYTLRDGGSNHARVLISAEIGFDRGTTHDAWLAYEAREPSGRVAGSGLTRVSRTDPARPGVVHYVGALTLPQGHYTLRLAALDQDGRLGNVDHPLSATFRPVGGVRVSDLLVGEARAQASAENVPAEPVVHGAALDAYLEVYAAEKALPSELEYRFDLVAPGDARPLVSADATAVPLAGGAGRAVTGRVKIGHLPAGDYEVHARLVRGGTTVAGVSRPVRLVREAAIPVPVVALPRLPPTLPSLVPAFDARSALSSDVLADVLRPLEARPTATNPLVRESLDRAREGRHVSSSDEAALSTGDPVMAQVLRGLGLAAEGRCEAATPRLRAALGREPDLWAAAFLLGVCEAARGRDREAAGAWRTTLAQGGDAVAVTYELAADALLRLDRPQEAAALLDEALEKWPASPAVARRAAVALAMSGRARDALVLLDGQVARAPDADLALVGIRLLVAAAEDGQPLLSVEEDGAALARLARAYVVAGGPLAGDLGRWLDTIER